The Magnetospirillum sp. genome includes a region encoding these proteins:
- a CDS encoding MOSC domain-containing protein, which produces MSPTIIAVSSHAKHEFSKPAKDAIELREGFGIVGDAHAGTTVQHLSRIAVNPNAPNLRQVHLIHAELLDELRGRGFALAPGAMGENVVTRGIDLLGLGTGTVLHLGADAAIQVTGLRNPCAQLDKLQRGLLAAVLDRDANGALVRKSGIMAIVLKSGQVRPGDAIRIEAPPGPFVALAPV; this is translated from the coding sequence ATGAGTCCGACAATTATCGCCGTTTCGAGCCACGCCAAACACGAGTTTTCGAAACCTGCCAAAGACGCCATCGAGCTTCGCGAAGGGTTCGGAATCGTGGGCGACGCGCACGCAGGTACGACAGTCCAGCATCTGAGCCGCATAGCAGTCAATCCGAACGCGCCCAATCTGCGCCAGGTGCATCTGATCCACGCCGAATTGCTCGACGAGCTGCGCGGTCGCGGCTTCGCACTCGCCCCCGGCGCCATGGGCGAAAACGTCGTCACGCGCGGCATCGACCTGCTCGGGCTTGGCACGGGCACCGTTTTGCATCTGGGCGCCGACGCGGCGATCCAAGTCACGGGCTTGCGCAATCCGTGCGCGCAGCTCGACAAGCTTCAGCGCGGCCTTTTGGCCGCCGTCCTCGACCGCGATGCGAACGGCGCGCTCGTGCGCAAATCCGGCATCATGGCGATCGTGCTGAAAAGCGGGCAGGTCCGGCCCGGCGATGCGATCCGCATCGAAGCACCGCCCGGCCCCTTCGTCGCTTTGGCACCGGTCTAA
- a CDS encoding MFS transporter produces the protein MRESTRVTAGRGLRAFADGFAALLLPLHLTALGYDTFAVGAISTLALTGAALTSLGVGMAAHLASIRTLLLGASLAMAATGLAFGFAQGFWVVAVVGFVGTLNVAGGDSSPFVPLEHATLAADADGHARTMVFARYGFVGIFAGAFGALSIGLIDYLAISTETMFFVYAAIGLAIFALYRGVPDSKPEKGAARVPLQQSRRHVLVLAALFAIDSFASGLIVQAILALWLLVRFDFSAAETGAVFFATRLLAAFSQFAAVWLAKRIGLIRTMVFSHLPANFLLMAVPFAPDAEIAVGLLMLRSLLTQMDVPARQSYVMATVSAAERPAAASLTTAPRTLATAVGPILAGAMLAASSFGWPLVAAGGIKIVYDLLLLRLFAKHKPPEEL, from the coding sequence ATGCGCGAATCCACACGGGTCACGGCCGGGCGCGGCTTGCGCGCTTTCGCCGACGGGTTTGCGGCCCTGTTGCTGCCGCTGCATCTGACCGCCCTCGGCTACGACACGTTTGCGGTCGGTGCGATTTCGACTTTGGCGCTCACAGGGGCCGCCCTTACGTCGCTCGGCGTGGGCATGGCGGCCCATCTCGCGTCGATCCGCACGCTCTTGCTGGGCGCTTCGCTCGCAATGGCGGCGACCGGGCTCGCCTTCGGTTTCGCGCAAGGTTTCTGGGTCGTGGCGGTGGTCGGGTTCGTCGGCACGCTCAATGTCGCAGGCGGGGATTCGAGCCCGTTCGTGCCGCTTGAACATGCCACGCTGGCCGCCGACGCCGACGGCCACGCGCGCACGATGGTATTTGCGCGCTACGGCTTCGTCGGGATTTTCGCGGGCGCTTTCGGCGCATTGTCGATCGGCCTCATCGACTATCTGGCGATTTCGACCGAGACGATGTTTTTCGTCTATGCGGCAATCGGCCTTGCGATCTTCGCCCTTTATCGCGGCGTGCCGGACAGCAAGCCCGAGAAGGGGGCCGCGCGCGTTCCGCTCCAGCAGTCGCGCCGCCATGTGCTGGTGCTGGCTGCGCTATTTGCAATCGACTCGTTCGCAAGCGGCCTCATCGTGCAGGCGATCCTGGCTCTGTGGCTGCTCGTGCGGTTCGATTTTTCGGCCGCCGAGACCGGGGCAGTTTTTTTCGCCACCCGCCTGCTCGCCGCGTTCTCACAGTTCGCGGCCGTGTGGCTCGCCAAGCGCATCGGCCTCATCCGCACGATGGTGTTCTCGCATCTGCCCGCCAATTTCCTGCTGATGGCAGTGCCTTTCGCGCCCGATGCCGAGATCGCGGTCGGGCTGCTTATGCTGCGCAGCCTGCTCACGCAAATGGACGTGCCGGCGCGCCAATCCTACGTGATGGCGACCGTCTCGGCGGCCGAACGGCCCGCAGCGGCGAGCCTTACGACCGCCCCGCGCACGCTTGCGACGGCCGTCGGGCCCATCCTTGCGGGTGCGATGCTGGCGGCCTCGAGTTTCGGCTGGCCGCTGGTTGCGGCGGGCGGCATCAAGATCGTCTACGATCTGCTGTTGCTGCGGCTCTTTGCCAAGCACAAGCCGCCCGAAGAACTTTAG
- a CDS encoding ABC transporter substrate-binding protein, with protein sequence MHKPKNVARRTFLKSAAAAGALAALPAPYVFAQSGGVPVRFTLNLPRNGTNSPFIHAAERGYFAQEGIRIASMDPASGADAMQRVASDTYDLGFADLPALAEWHLRNPDATPLGIFNIYRSTPAAIVSWKSAGIQKPADLIGRTVGGPLTDNAFRLFPVFFRANSLDPASVKFNNMDLRLREAVFMRREVEAITGFDSTIWLNLRGLGVKFEDISIMLYSQHGLDLYSNSVIVSRKFLRENEAALPGFLRATMRGWRDAVADPAAVTESLFKADGLVNKDIERDRLKWVLDNQVLGAETARLGLGQIELPRLQRSVELLARGLESPRVVQADLLWSDKYLPAADLRRL encoded by the coding sequence ATGCACAAGCCGAAAAACGTCGCGCGCCGGACGTTTCTGAAATCCGCGGCCGCCGCAGGCGCTTTGGCGGCTTTGCCGGCCCCTTACGTGTTCGCGCAGAGCGGCGGCGTGCCGGTGCGTTTTACCCTCAACCTGCCGCGCAACGGCACCAATTCGCCGTTCATCCATGCGGCCGAGCGCGGCTATTTCGCGCAAGAAGGCATTCGCATCGCGTCGATGGATCCGGCCTCGGGTGCCGACGCCATGCAGCGCGTAGCCTCCGACACCTACGATCTCGGTTTTGCCGACTTGCCGGCCCTGGCCGAATGGCATCTGCGCAATCCGGATGCGACACCGCTTGGCATCTTCAACATCTACCGATCCACACCGGCCGCGATCGTGTCGTGGAAATCGGCCGGCATCCAGAAGCCCGCCGATCTCATCGGGCGCACGGTCGGCGGCCCGCTCACCGACAATGCATTCCGGCTGTTCCCGGTTTTCTTCCGCGCCAATTCGCTCGATCCGGCGTCGGTCAAGTTCAACAACATGGATCTGCGCTTGCGCGAAGCCGTGTTCATGCGCCGCGAGGTCGAGGCGATCACCGGCTTCGATTCGACGATCTGGCTCAATCTGCGCGGGCTCGGCGTGAAGTTCGAAGACATCTCGATCATGCTCTATTCGCAGCACGGGCTCGATCTCTATTCGAACTCCGTGATCGTAAGCCGCAAATTCCTGCGCGAGAACGAAGCGGCGTTGCCGGGCTTCCTGCGCGCCACGATGCGCGGTTGGCGCGATGCGGTTGCCGATCCTGCGGCCGTAACCGAATCGCTGTTCAAGGCCGACGGGCTCGTGAACAAAGATATCGAGCGCGACCGCCTCAAATGGGTGCTCGACAACCAAGTGCTGGGGGCGGAGACGGCGCGTCTGGGCCTCGGCCAGATCGAGCTGCCGCGCCTGCAGCGCTCGGTCGAGTTGCTGGCGCGCGGGCTTGAATCGCCGCGCGTGGTGCAGGCCGATCTGCTCTGGTCCGACAAGTATCTGCCCGCCGCCGATCTGCGCCGCCTCTAG
- a CDS encoding amino acid ABC transporter permease produces MADLAAPMSAPRAASATWRSVANGLRLRYFGTPLNAAITLVCLYVLYKILPPILGWAMFDAHWTGTAAQCREARSGACWAFIDEKFWFAVFGLYPYELRWRPATMLSLFTVMVGLSLFRRLWSKNLIYAWLAASALMFMLMDGTFFGIEIFGTQVPTRLWGGLTVTVFIAVFGLATGYPLAILLALGRRSHMPVVKWFCVAVIECVRGVPLVTIIFMAAIMLPLFLPSGMTIDRLFRIQFAYTIFSAAYLAEVVRGGLQGLGRGQYEAAESLGLNYAQKMRLIVLPQALKMTIPAQVNTFIGLFKDTTLVVIVGIFDFFTTLRAALGDPNWMGFPNEAYVFAALTYFILCFGMSKYSQRLERDLSPETRR; encoded by the coding sequence ATGGCCGATCTTGCCGCTCCGATGTCGGCGCCGCGTGCCGCAAGTGCCACCTGGCGCAGCGTCGCGAACGGCCTGCGTCTGCGCTATTTCGGCACGCCGCTGAATGCCGCGATCACCCTCGTGTGCCTCTACGTGCTCTACAAGATCCTGCCGCCGATCCTCGGCTGGGCGATGTTCGACGCGCACTGGACGGGTACTGCCGCCCAATGCCGCGAAGCGCGCAGCGGTGCTTGCTGGGCGTTCATCGACGAGAAATTCTGGTTCGCCGTTTTCGGCCTCTATCCCTACGAGCTGCGCTGGCGCCCGGCCACGATGCTGTCGCTGTTTACAGTCATGGTCGGCCTGTCGCTGTTCCGCCGGCTGTGGTCGAAGAATCTCATCTATGCCTGGCTTGCCGCATCGGCGCTGATGTTCATGCTGATGGACGGCACCTTCTTCGGTATCGAGATTTTCGGAACCCAGGTGCCCACGCGTCTGTGGGGCGGGCTCACCGTCACCGTGTTCATCGCCGTGTTCGGCCTTGCGACCGGCTATCCGCTCGCGATCCTGCTCGCACTCGGGCGGCGCTCGCACATGCCGGTCGTCAAATGGTTCTGCGTTGCGGTCATCGAATGTGTGCGCGGCGTGCCGCTCGTCACGATCATCTTCATGGCGGCGATCATGCTGCCCCTGTTCCTGCCCTCGGGCATGACGATCGACCGGCTGTTCCGCATCCAGTTCGCCTACACGATCTTCTCGGCGGCGTATCTGGCCGAAGTCGTGCGCGGCGGCTTGCAGGGCCTCGGGCGCGGCCAATACGAGGCGGCCGAATCGCTGGGCCTCAACTATGCGCAAAAAATGCGCCTGATCGTGCTGCCGCAAGCGCTCAAAATGACGATCCCGGCGCAGGTCAACACGTTCATCGGCTTGTTCAAGGATACGACGCTCGTCGTCATCGTCGGCATTTTCGACTTTTTCACCACGCTGCGCGCGGCGCTTGGCGATCCCAACTGGATGGGCTTTCCCAACGAGGCCTACGTCTTCGCGGCCCTCACCTATTTCATCTTGTGTTTCGGCATGTCGAAATACAGCCAGCGCCTGGAACGCGACCTGTCCCCCGAAACGCGGCGCTAG
- a CDS encoding ABC transporter permease subunit (The N-terminal region of this protein, as described by TIGR01726, is a three transmembrane segment that identifies a subfamily of ABC transporter permease subunits, which specificities that include histidine, arginine, glutamine, glutamate, L-cystine (sic), the opines (in Agrobacterium) octopine and nopaline, etc.) produces the protein MQQATSSTSSLPAWWYDRTARALALQATLLFVVVAAAIFFFSNVQTNMAARGLTLGFGFLDRSAGIPIGEYLIPYTPSNSYARALLVGLLNTLRVAIIGCLLVTLLGVFLGILRLSENPLLSGLVGAYIEIVRNTPVVLQLVFWLVVFQQLPSVREALNPLPGVYLSQRGLKIPVLEWNDAAVFALAGLALAIAAIVWTTRRARAHQMQTGEYRRVWPICVGYLVMLPLAAAQLTGDRLILSVPELQGFNFAGGAELSPEFAALLTGLVIYTAAFVAEIVRSGIQSVGKGQWEASRALGLSNGRIMRLVILPQALRVIVPPLTSQYLNLTKNSSLAIVIGYQDLFSVSNTSINQTGQAIEVIFIMMTVYLVLSLLTAAGMNIYNARVALKER, from the coding sequence ATGCAACAAGCCACCTCTTCGACCTCGTCGCTGCCCGCTTGGTGGTACGACCGCACGGCGCGTGCGCTTGCCTTGCAGGCGACCCTCCTGTTCGTCGTTGTGGCAGCTGCGATCTTCTTCTTCTCGAACGTCCAGACCAACATGGCCGCGCGCGGCCTCACGCTGGGCTTCGGCTTCCTCGACCGCTCGGCCGGCATTCCGATCGGCGAATATTTGATTCCCTACACGCCGTCGAACAGCTATGCGCGCGCGTTGCTCGTGGGGCTGCTCAACACGCTGCGCGTTGCCATTATCGGCTGCCTTCTGGTCACGCTGCTCGGCGTGTTCCTCGGCATTCTGCGCCTCTCTGAAAATCCGCTGCTGTCGGGCCTCGTCGGTGCCTATATCGAAATTGTGCGCAACACGCCTGTGGTGCTGCAACTCGTGTTCTGGCTCGTGGTGTTCCAGCAACTGCCGAGCGTGCGCGAAGCGCTCAATCCGCTGCCGGGCGTGTATCTCTCGCAGCGCGGCCTCAAGATCCCCGTGCTCGAATGGAACGATGCGGCCGTCTTTGCGCTGGCAGGCCTTGCCCTGGCGATCGCGGCGATCGTGTGGACCACGCGGCGCGCGCGCGCGCATCAGATGCAGACGGGCGAATATCGCCGTGTGTGGCCGATCTGCGTCGGCTATCTTGTGATGCTGCCTCTGGCTGCCGCCCAGCTGACCGGCGACCGCCTGATCCTGTCGGTGCCGGAACTGCAGGGCTTCAACTTCGCGGGCGGTGCGGAGCTGAGCCCGGAATTCGCGGCACTGCTCACAGGCCTTGTGATCTACACGGCGGCGTTTGTCGCCGAGATCGTGCGCTCGGGCATCCAGTCGGTCGGCAAGGGCCAGTGGGAGGCGTCGCGCGCGCTCGGGCTTTCGAATGGCCGCATCATGCGCCTTGTCATTCTGCCGCAGGCCCTGCGCGTGATCGTGCCGCCGCTCACGAGCCAGTACCTCAATCTCACCAAAAACTCGTCGCTTGCGATCGTGATCGGCTATCAGGATCTGTTCAGCGTTTCGAACACCTCGATTAACCAGACCGGCCAGGCGATCGAGGTGATCTTCATCATGATGACGGTCTATCTCGTGCTGTCGCTGCTGACGGCGGCCGGCATGAATATCTACAACGCGCGCGTCGCGCTGAAGGAGCGCTAG
- a CDS encoding amino acid ABC transporter substrate-binding protein — protein sequence MKFATIFAASAAAFFVFAPAAVLAGPALDAIKQRGTLRCGVQGPSNPGFGVPDTQGRWSGFNVDICRAVAISIFNDPNKVEFVPVTTQSRFPALASGEVDMLSNNTTWTLTRDTNVNRFNFPAVVFYDGQAMMVPRRLNVTSARGLNGATVCVQPGTTTELNLADYFRQHNMTFRPVVVADLDELRRTYDAGRCDVYTNDFAALAAQRTLLTNPRDHVILPERVSKEPLGPAVRQGDEELTNLVAWTVFALIDAEEMGITAANVDQIAASSTNPVVRRLLGAEGNMGESIGAANALYARTIIKTFGNYGEIFERHIGVNTPLGLERGMNNVWTKGGLLYAPPAR from the coding sequence GTGAAATTCGCGACGATTTTTGCCGCATCTGCGGCGGCATTCTTTGTGTTCGCACCGGCGGCGGTTCTCGCCGGTCCGGCACTCGACGCCATCAAGCAGCGCGGCACGCTGCGCTGCGGCGTACAGGGGCCGAGCAATCCGGGCTTCGGCGTCCCCGACACGCAAGGCCGCTGGTCCGGCTTCAACGTCGATATCTGCCGCGCCGTGGCGATCTCGATCTTCAACGACCCGAACAAGGTCGAATTCGTTCCCGTGACGACGCAGAGCCGCTTCCCCGCACTCGCGTCTGGCGAAGTCGACATGCTGTCGAACAACACGACCTGGACGCTGACGCGCGACACCAACGTCAACCGCTTCAACTTCCCCGCCGTCGTGTTCTACGACGGGCAGGCGATGATGGTGCCGCGGCGCCTCAACGTCACGAGTGCGCGCGGTCTCAACGGTGCGACGGTCTGCGTGCAGCCCGGCACCACGACCGAGCTCAACCTCGCCGACTATTTCCGCCAGCACAACATGACGTTCCGCCCGGTCGTCGTGGCCGATCTCGACGAGCTGCGTCGTACCTACGATGCGGGCCGTTGCGACGTCTACACGAACGACTTCGCGGCACTGGCCGCCCAGCGCACCTTGCTCACCAACCCGCGCGACCACGTGATCCTGCCCGAGCGCGTGTCCAAGGAGCCGTTGGGGCCAGCCGTGCGCCAGGGTGACGAAGAACTCACGAACCTCGTCGCATGGACCGTGTTTGCGCTGATCGATGCCGAAGAAATGGGCATCACGGCCGCCAATGTCGATCAGATCGCGGCCAGCTCGACCAACCCGGTCGTGCGTCGCCTGCTCGGCGCTGAAGGCAACATGGGCGAATCGATCGGTGCGGCCAATGCTCTTTACGCCCGCACGATCATCAAGACGTTCGGCAACTACGGCGAAATCTTCGAACGCCACATCGGTGTCAATACCCCGCTCGGCCTCGAGCGCGGCATGAACAACGTGTGGACCAAGGGCGGCCTCCTCTACGCCCCGCCCGCACGCTGA
- a CDS encoding polysaccharide deacetylase family protein, producing the protein MDLPHPGRFDDVPIVRRPAGAWPEGKRLAVYVALNLESYAFGEGLSEDIVPGSGTPDVLNWSWREYGNRVGAWRLLDAFKQSCIVPSLLVNSAIYKRHAELAQAFRAAGAAIVAHGRTNSESQAGLDEAAERQLITQARDAIAAHAGTAPLGWLGPWIAETKHTPDLLHAAGFSYVLDWCMDDQPIWLNVQGGRLLSVPYPQELNDSNAIVARRHSAADFADMIVDQFDEMREQAEGQPLVMGVALHAYVAGQPFRLRKLKAALRHIGTAHPDVWLATSDAIAAHWARSKA; encoded by the coding sequence ATGGATCTGCCGCATCCCGGCCGTTTCGACGATGTGCCGATCGTGCGGCGGCCGGCCGGTGCGTGGCCTGAAGGCAAGCGCTTGGCGGTCTATGTCGCGCTCAATCTCGAAAGCTACGCGTTCGGCGAGGGCCTCTCCGAGGACATCGTGCCCGGATCGGGCACGCCCGACGTGCTGAATTGGTCGTGGCGCGAATACGGCAATCGTGTGGGCGCATGGCGGCTGCTCGACGCGTTTAAGCAGAGCTGCATCGTCCCGTCGCTGCTGGTCAATTCGGCGATTTACAAGCGCCATGCGGAACTCGCACAGGCGTTCCGCGCCGCAGGTGCCGCGATTGTCGCACATGGGCGCACGAATTCCGAAAGCCAAGCCGGGCTCGACGAAGCGGCGGAGCGCCAACTCATCACGCAAGCGCGCGACGCGATCGCCGCACATGCGGGAACAGCCCCGCTAGGCTGGCTCGGGCCGTGGATCGCCGAAACAAAGCACACGCCCGATCTCTTGCACGCGGCGGGCTTTTCCTACGTGCTTGATTGGTGCATGGACGACCAACCGATCTGGCTCAACGTGCAGGGCGGCCGGTTGCTGAGCGTACCCTATCCGCAGGAGCTCAATGATTCGAACGCCATCGTGGCGCGGCGCCACAGTGCGGCCGATTTCGCCGACATGATCGTCGACCAGTTCGACGAAATGCGTGAACAGGCGGAGGGCCAGCCGCTCGTGATGGGCGTTGCCTTGCATGCCTATGTTGCGGGCCAGCCCTTTCGTTTGCGCAAGCTGAAGGCCGCTTTGCGCCATATCGGCACTGCCCATCCTGACGTGTGGCTCGCGACAAGCGACGCGATCGCCGCACATTGGGCAAGATCGAAAGCTTGA
- a CDS encoding aspartate/glutamate racemase family protein, with protein sequence MRLLLVNSNTSEFVTGKVADAARLAASPGTEIRAVTGSFGARVIGSRSENAIAEHSTMALVAEHAGDCDGVLIVVSYDTAVTAAREMLSVPVLGMTEAALHVATLVGRRVGVILFGKRVLGLYRDTIAATGLGGCVAGWRALESAAPYAPGDQSEVERMIVEAANDLVERDHVEAIVLTGAVMAGVPARLQDKIPVPMFDGITTGVPLLEALVRIRPAKARTGSYALPVGRETVGLSPALAARFKG encoded by the coding sequence ATGCGTCTGCTGCTGGTCAATTCCAACACCTCCGAATTCGTCACGGGCAAAGTGGCCGACGCCGCGCGCTTGGCGGCTTCTCCCGGCACCGAGATCCGCGCCGTCACCGGCAGTTTCGGCGCACGCGTGATCGGCTCGCGCAGCGAAAACGCGATTGCCGAGCATTCGACGATGGCGCTCGTCGCCGAACATGCGGGCGACTGCGACGGCGTTTTGATCGTCGTCTCCTACGACACCGCCGTAACGGCCGCGCGCGAAATGTTGTCGGTCCCTGTGCTCGGCATGACCGAAGCCGCCTTGCACGTGGCGACCTTGGTGGGGCGGCGCGTGGGCGTAATCCTGTTCGGCAAGCGCGTGCTGGGGCTCTACCGCGACACGATTGCCGCAACCGGGCTCGGCGGCTGCGTGGCCGGTTGGCGCGCGCTGGAAAGTGCCGCACCCTACGCGCCCGGCGACCAGAGCGAGGTCGAGCGCATGATCGTCGAAGCGGCAAACGACCTCGTCGAGCGCGACCATGTCGAGGCGATCGTCTTGACGGGGGCCGTGATGGCAGGGGTACCTGCGCGCCTGCAAGACAAGATCCCCGTACCGATGTTCGACGGCATCACGACCGGCGTGCCGCTGCTCGAAGCGCTCGTGCGCATTCGCCCGGCCAAGGCGCGCACAGGCAGCTATGCGTTGCCTGTGGGCCGCGAGACTGTCGGCCTGTCGCCCGCACTTGCCGCCCGCTTTAAGGGCTGA
- a CDS encoding amidohydrolase family protein: MTGDLLIRGARILTMETPRHIEAGDILIRGGRIAAVGDVAADLVPDGIRTLDARGKLAVPGLVNAHVHSPGNLMRGCLDGYPLEVFMLYEVPPLAAEGQGRRLAYLRTALGAIEMLKLGITTVLDDAFYVPTVTPDAIDAVMEAYRDSGMRATMALDQPNIVEYDKQPFLAELIPPAIRARMDAAPRQSADELMECYAHLVARWHGAEGGRLGAAVSCSAPHRVTQDYFARLSALSRERDLPFFVHILETKTQRVFGEEKLGKSLVRYVHDLGLLDERMLVMHAIWIDDDDIDLLARSGCTVSHNPVCNLRLGSGIMPWRRLRDAGVHLALGTDEATVDDTHNLWLVAKSAALVHTLTRTDYRDWPKAPEILDALYLGGARAARAPVPLGRLAPGAAGDVALLDLATTAFTPLNDLERQLVYCETGSSVRDVVVGGRLVVENGKLLTLDEAAILAEVAALAPALGAGMAELRREAGELEPYYRALYLRAMARDVGLDRRGRDG, translated from the coding sequence ATGACCGGCGATTTGCTGATACGCGGTGCGCGCATCCTCACGATGGAGACGCCGCGCCATATCGAGGCGGGCGATATTCTCATTCGCGGCGGCCGCATTGCCGCGGTGGGCGATGTGGCCGCCGATCTTGTGCCCGACGGCATTCGCACGCTCGATGCGCGCGGCAAACTCGCAGTGCCCGGCCTCGTCAACGCGCATGTGCATTCGCCGGGCAATCTGATGCGCGGCTGTCTCGACGGGTATCCACTCGAAGTCTTCATGCTTTACGAAGTGCCGCCTTTGGCCGCCGAAGGGCAGGGGCGGCGCCTTGCCTATCTGCGCACGGCCTTGGGGGCGATCGAGATGCTGAAGCTCGGCATCACGACGGTGCTCGACGATGCGTTCTACGTACCGACCGTGACACCCGACGCGATCGATGCTGTGATGGAAGCCTATCGCGACAGCGGCATGCGCGCGACGATGGCGCTCGACCAGCCCAACATCGTCGAATACGACAAGCAGCCTTTCTTGGCCGAGCTCATTCCGCCCGCGATTCGCGCGCGCATGGATGCGGCGCCGCGCCAATCGGCCGACGAATTGATGGAATGCTACGCGCATCTGGTCGCGCGTTGGCATGGGGCCGAAGGCGGGCGGTTGGGCGCAGCGGTATCGTGCTCGGCCCCGCACCGCGTCACGCAGGACTATTTCGCGCGTCTGAGTGCCTTGTCGCGCGAACGCGATCTCCCGTTTTTCGTGCATATCCTCGAGACCAAAACCCAGCGCGTGTTCGGCGAAGAAAAACTCGGCAAATCGCTGGTGCGTTACGTGCACGATCTCGGGCTGCTCGACGAACGCATGCTCGTGATGCACGCAATCTGGATCGACGACGACGACATCGACCTGCTGGCGCGCTCGGGCTGCACTGTGTCGCACAATCCGGTGTGCAATCTGCGCCTGGGCAGCGGCATCATGCCGTGGCGCCGTTTGCGCGACGCAGGTGTGCATCTCGCACTCGGCACCGACGAGGCCACGGTCGACGACACGCACAATCTGTGGCTTGTCGCGAAGTCGGCGGCCCTTGTGCACACGCTGACGCGCACCGACTATCGCGATTGGCCCAAAGCGCCCGAGATTCTCGACGCGCTGTATCTCGGCGGCGCGCGTGCGGCGCGCGCGCCCGTGCCGTTGGGGCGCCTTGCGCCAGGTGCGGCGGGGGATGTGGCGCTGCTCGATCTTGCGACCACGGCATTCACGCCGCTCAACGATCTCGAGCGCCAGCTTGTCTATTGCGAAACCGGCTCCTCGGTGCGCGACGTCGTCGTGGGCGGTCGTCTTGTTGTCGAAAACGGCAAGCTGCTCACGCTCGACGAGGCCGCGATTCTGGCCGAGGTTGCGGCACTCGCCCCGGCACTTGGCGCCGGCATGGCCGAGCTGCGCCGCGAAGCGGGCGAACTCGAGCCTTACTATCGCGCGCTCTATCTGCGCGCGATGGCGCGCGACGTGGGCCTCGACCGGCGCGGTCGCGACGGCTAG
- a CDS encoding aspartate/glutamate racemase family protein: MTIDPTLHKRIGMLTPSSNTVLEPVTTAMLAGLPDVTAHFGRFRVTEISLSTAALAQFDLQPILDAALLLADAKVDAIVWNGTSSGWLGLERDRDLCAAITATTGAKTGTSVLALAEILRSTGAKRIGLVTPYLDEIQDKIVANFAAEGFDCIAERHLRDRGNFSFSQYSEATIADLVREVAKEKPDAIAVFCTNMRGGPIVEALEAETGIPIYDSVATAVWAGLRAAGTAPARVQGWGRLFREVP, translated from the coding sequence ATGACCATCGATCCTACGCTGCACAAACGCATCGGCATGCTCACGCCGTCTTCCAACACCGTGCTTGAGCCGGTGACCACGGCAATGCTTGCGGGCTTGCCGGACGTGACCGCCCATTTCGGGCGCTTCCGCGTGACTGAGATTTCGCTGTCGACGGCGGCGCTGGCGCAGTTCGACCTGCAGCCGATCCTCGATGCGGCCTTGCTGCTGGCCGATGCCAAGGTCGATGCCATCGTATGGAACGGCACGTCGTCGGGCTGGCTTGGCCTCGAGCGCGACCGCGATCTATGTGCGGCGATTACGGCGACGACGGGCGCCAAAACCGGCACCTCGGTGCTCGCCCTTGCCGAAATCCTGCGCAGCACCGGCGCCAAACGCATCGGCCTCGTGACCCCGTATCTCGACGAAATCCAGGACAAGATCGTCGCGAACTTCGCGGCCGAAGGCTTCGACTGCATCGCCGAGCGCCATCTGCGCGACCGCGGCAATTTCTCGTTTTCGCAGTATTCGGAAGCGACGATCGCCGATCTCGTGCGCGAGGTCGCGAAGGAAAAGCCAGATGCGATCGCGGTTTTCTGCACCAATATGCGCGGCGGCCCCATCGTCGAAGCGCTGGAGGCCGAGACCGGCATTCCGATCTACGACTCTGTTGCCACCGCCGTATGGGCAGGCCTGCGCGCGGCAGGTACTGCACCTGCCCGCGTGCAAGGCTGGGGTCGTTTGTTCCGCGAGGTACCGTAG